Part of the Deinococcus roseus genome, CGGAAAATCGGGCCGGGTCGTCACCGTGGTTGGTCCCAACTCTGACACCGGCCAGGCCATCAAAGTGTGGAACAACAAAATCTACCTGGCTGGCACATCCTTTGTCACCGGCAACAACAACGATTACGCCCTGGCCCGCTACATTCCCTGAATGGAGCCTCTAGAGGAGAACCCATGATCAAACGCACATTGGCCCTGGCCCTCACCCTGTTCTGTACAGCATCTGCAGCAGGCACAGTCACTGTGACAGACGGCGGCAGCAACACTTCAGACACCGCCATCTCCACCGAGGTGCTGAACTCCTGCACCCTCACCACCACCGATGCGGTGTTCACCAACTACACCGCCACGCAAAGCACCGACCTCACCACCAGCACCGCAGGAGTGAGCATCCAGTGCAACGATGGTGCCCAGTACACCCTGGAACTGATTTCCAACCCCGGTCCCACCACCACCGAGCCCGCCATGGTGCATGCAACCCTGCCCAACGAGTACCTGGTTTACCTGCTGGACAGCATTTCTGATGGCATCACCCTGGATGGACTGCGCACCTACACTGCCGATGGGGAGCCAGTGACCTTCACCCTCTCCTACCTGATTCCTGCAGGGCAGTTCAGTGCCGCCGCCGGGGATTACTCGGACACCCAGACCCTCACCATTGACCTCCTCAACTGAATCCATCCGCAAGCACCACCCGACTCACGCCCTCTTCTCTCAGAAACAAGGAGTTTCACATGCGCAAAATGATTGCTTTGATCGCCGCCCTGTCCCTTTCCACTGCCCTCGCTGCACCCACCGGTGTGGTCGCCACCGATGGAGGCACCAACACCTCTGACGTGGTCATCACCACCACCGTTCTGAACTCCTGCATCCTGACCACCGAAAACATTGATCTGTCCGACTACACCGCCACTGCTGACGGCGCAGACACCCCCAGTGACTCCGCCACCGTCACCGTGCAGTGCAACGACGGCGCTTCTTACACCCTCAGCCGCACCGGTGGCAGCTCCTTCGATCTGGACCATGATGTCCTGCCCGGCGAAACCCTCACCGTCAGCCTGAGCGACACCCTGCCTTCCGGCACCGAAACCATCACCGATGCCGCCGATGCACCCACCTACACCCGCAGCTACACCATCACTGCCGATGTTGACGCTGGCCAGTTTGACGCTGCTGCAGGCGACTACAGCGGAACCGTCACCGTCACCATCGATCTGGTTGACGGCAGCCCCGAGTAATTCTGCAGGTCAAAAGCAGGCCGGAAGTGTTCCGGCCTGCTTTTCTCTTACCCAGGATTTTCCCGGTGTCTCCAGCTGAAGGTCAACACTTTCATTTTGTGGTGATGGGAAATTTCTATACTGAGAGGTGTTATGGTACTCAAGCATTTCTGGGTGGCTCCCCTGACAGCCCTGTGTCTTCTTTCTTCCGCTCTGGCAGGCAGCTTTCAGCTCAGTCCCACCAGCATTCATGTGGACCTGCGCGAACAAACCGGAGGTTTGACGGTGGTGCGCAACACCTCAGACACCACCTCGGTGTACCGCATCACTGTGGTGTTGTGGACCCAGCCCGATGGAGACGTTTACCTGTCCACCCGCGATCTGGTGGTCAACCCCCTGCAGTTCACCCTGCAGCCCGGAGCCCAGCAGACCATCCGGGTGGTGGTGCGCAACA contains:
- a CDS encoding spore coat protein U domain-containing protein; protein product: MIKRTLALALTLFCTASAAGTVTVTDGGSNTSDTAISTEVLNSCTLTTTDAVFTNYTATQSTDLTTSTAGVSIQCNDGAQYTLELISNPGPTTTEPAMVHATLPNEYLVYLLDSISDGITLDGLRTYTADGEPVTFTLSYLIPAGQFSAAAGDYSDTQTLTIDLLN
- a CDS encoding spore coat protein U domain-containing protein, yielding MRKMIALIAALSLSTALAAPTGVVATDGGTNTSDVVITTTVLNSCILTTENIDLSDYTATADGADTPSDSATVTVQCNDGASYTLSRTGGSSFDLDHDVLPGETLTVSLSDTLPSGTETITDAADAPTYTRSYTITADVDAGQFDAAAGDYSGTVTVTIDLVDGSPE